The Spinacia oleracea cultivar Varoflay chromosome 2, BTI_SOV_V1, whole genome shotgun sequence DNA segment GATAACCTTGAAATTATCACTACTTCACTACCATTGAAGATGTTTTGAGACTAACAAATATTCAAACCAAGTCATCTAAAGTAAAAGTAATTCAAGTCGGGTTAGTTTCAACATCCATCCTGCATCAACGACCCGTTCCCACTTTCCGATACCCTCGGAAGAAAACCTCCTCAAGCATCACCGTCCACTTAAAACCAACCCCCAAAACACACACCCCTTTCATAAAATAATCCCATTCACTCTCCGCAAACCGCGCATCTAGCACTACTGACTACCATATATAGACAACAAACCAACACTTCCAACCATCTTCATATATTAATACAACACTCCACATAATTttgtttaaaaagaaaaaaaaagtatttcaaaaattcaaacaccTTTAACCCCCTCCAAAAGCAACTTTTACAGTATCATATACTCCCTCCTCTACAATTTCAAGAACGACcctgacaaaaaaaataaaaaaaaatgagagcGAGCAACCATCTAACTGGAGTAGTAAACTTCTTAACATTCCTGCTCTCAATCCCAATCTTAGCAGGCGGAATATGGCTAAACAGCAAAGCCAACTCAACCGACTGTATGCAATTCCTTCAATGGCCGTTGATCGTAATCGGTGTCTCTTTAATGGTCGTTTCTTTAGCTGGTTTTGCTGGTTCTTGCTATAGAAACACCTTCCTCATGTACCTTTACATGTGGGCCATGTTTTTCATCATCGCCGCTTTAATCGGATTTGTCGTCTTCGCTTATGCCGTTACAGATAAAGGCTCGGGTCGACCCGTCTTAAACCGAGCTTATTTGGAGTATAATTTGGAGGATTATTCGGGTTGGCTTGAGAAGAAGGTTTCGGATCCGGGTTATTGGGCGAAGCTAAGTTCATGTATTAGGGATTCTAGGGTTTGTGGTAAGATGCGTCGGACTGTTCATGGTGTTCCTGAAACTTCTGATAGGTTCTTCTCTAGGAAGCTCAATCCTATTGAGGTAAATCTTCATTAATTTCCTTTATTATTAATTACCCTTTTTCAATTTGATTAATGGTAGTTTTACTCCCAATTTACTTGATTATTGAATAAGATTCCTGGGATTCTGCTATTATTCTATTACAAGTAGTATAATAATTGCAAGTTGTATAATTGTTTGCTTTTTGGTAGCATAgaatttttagttttatttattaaaaatattagaTTAATTAACTTAATTTTGCTATTTTGGAGAAAGTAATGGAAGTTGAAGTTGAACTCCAGTAAAACTCCGTACAAAAgattgaaaaaaatgaaaaaaacttAGAATACtcaattatttaaaatttggaATCAATAATGAGTGCGCAAAAGAGAAGTGAAACGGTTATTCTTCCATTTCTGTTTTATTGGGCCAAACTATAACGTGCAATACCGCAATAATATGACTCTCTTTGCATCTAGAACTAGAGAGGTACCAATTACTGTAACAAACAGGCCGTTTTGTATCGGATTTGGTTTAGGTTAATTTACGTTGGGATATATTCCGGGGACGAGTCAATCAATTTGGTGTGTATTTGAGTCTTTTCTCgatttggttatgttgaaaattgaaaagtcctgactttttttaattttttttgttgaattggtTCTAATTCAGTTCGACTTGGAATAGATGAGCTGGTTTCAGCCTTTCGGGTATAGTTTAAGTTAGCGTTGGGTAATTTAGATCCGATCTTTTTGCTAGGGAATTATTAATGTAGTACGGAGTACAACTATACgtaacattttaatataaaactaATGTTGCTTGACTGGCAGTAATGATAAATATCTTAACTTTAAGCTGGATGGGTGATTGATTCTTTCTAATACTATCCATATTTGGTCGGTTTTATTTTATTACCTATTTACTTCTAATGGTTGTAACTTGTAACCGGTTACCAATCTGCTCGTTGTTCTCTTATATgtctaatattttaaaaagcTTTTCTTCCTTCCTTCTTTCCTGCACTTTGGCAGAACCCTCTCCTCTTTTATGAATCATCGTTGGTGAAAGGTTATAAGGACCATTAAAAAAGGTCTATAAAGttagattattaaaaaataatgtcATACCTTGagattaataaaaaagaaacgtcTAAAGTTAGATTATTAAATCAATTATTCCTTTCTACGGAGTAATATTGTTCgtagatttattttttacatgTAAGGTAGTAAACAAAGCGGGGATCGAAGGGAGTATTTGTATCCGTATTCGTATCAATATCCGTATCCAATGTTCAAGTTAGAGAGTATGGTTGTGGACGGTGAAGCTTATCTGTTCAGACTTCAGAGTCCATGAATGCATATATTTTGGGATACATCACATGGGATAAGGTGTGGAGGGCCATTCACCATGACTAGATGAAAgattaaagaaaaaagaaaaaagatatTTTTGaagattaaaaaggaaaatcattTGGACTCTTGCAAGTCTTTATAGGTTGGTGATGAAGACAATTAATAACAGTAATTTGaccattattattttaaaagaaATTGAATCCTAATTGTTAGCTTTTCTAAAGACCAAAAGCTGAAAAGTATGCCCTACTGGGTACCACTAAACAAAAGATTATAGACATGTAATTACAACTATGAATCTTTGGGAGCAGAGTAGTACTAGTGGATAGGATATTGGGTTTTCGCGGTTAAATTGGGAGCAGAGCAGGATATTGGGAGCAGAGAGTAGCAATTCACATACCACCCAACTGaaaggtagtaattcacaaaattTTATGTATATTAATAGGGTGATGATTAAGGTCACAGGTTGCGAtaatatttagttgtcgcaatcttacgtgttgctgtttaattggtacatatagtcTTCACATATGCTAtacgtcatcagaatatttttactataaaaatatgtaaataaggtagtcgatatacaGAAGGAagcaaattagaatattaagattttcttacctttttttttgaaacatgtataataggttatataagttaaatattttagtttccaatttaaatcatgacacataaacatgccatgtcatcattttgACACGAATACGACCTTTATAGATATTTTAAACAAGAacatattagttttttttttttttttttttttttaactttgtagTATGTGAGAAGATGCACCTTATTATAAATGCATGCGAGAACTTCAtatatttggtgcattatagGGTCAACTTCAAAGCGAAAATAGTAAAGTGAGATAATTGGAATCTTGCTGAGAACTGAGAAAGTGAGAAGCAATCGTAAGACCTTTGTTTTGTAGTTCATGGAGTCCACAGTCCGTTTCACTCTACCTACTCCTTTACGCTTCGTTTGACCCCAACTTGCTACCCAAAGATCATTtcatttaaaaatttaataaCAACCCATAAAAATATAACAAAAACTTGGAAAactgtctttcaatttttttttttttttttttttatattttaaaaattgcATGCGTTAGAATTGTTATTTCAAGATCCTATTGTTGATTATTGCACGTCTACATATGTAAAGTGCGTAACTTTTCATGCAAAAGTGCTTTATGTATTTTATGAAGAGAATAAAATGTTTTCTTCTCATCACTTATTGCATAAAtacaaaaactaattaaaagaacatttttCTATACTAAAGAAGTCCATATTATCATGTCATTTGTCTTAACTAGTTGTAACATTTGTGTTTTCACGGTGCCATAGACTCACACGGAGGACAATCATAGACATGCAATTGACTGTTAATATTTAatagttatttcttaattacgCAACATGGGTTGGTGAGATGTCATACACTCATACTCATACATCAATCAGAAAGAAGACTAGTTAGACCTATAATGAAATTCTAGAAATATGACGAGACTGAAATTTTTGGTTGGATAATTTAAGCCACTAATTCCTACGTTGCACATGTTGACAAAATGACAAATCATCGAGATAGGACATATCTAGGAATATATTTTGTCAACTATTTCTCTTAGGTGAAATATAATGTATCTTAACTTCTGATCATTAACTATTAATATATTTGAAATTATAACAAGGATAAAAACGCAATACTTGGTATATAGATAATCAAAGGGTATTGTATAAGTTGGGTAAAATCTCAATTGTTATGATAAATAAAGGAGGAACCATTGTTCAACCTTGTGTATAAAAATCATCATTCCAAAAATAAGAATGCTAGTTCCTACAGCACTAAAATGGTGTATATACATGACAAAGGTCTTGTTGGTCCAAATCCAAAGGCAGGAAATTTCCTTTTTACGGAATTTAGGTGATGTATGACTTCCTACATAGGCATATATATGTTGAGAATTCATTGAGATAGATCCCATCTAGGAGCATCCTAGCCGTTTCTATGTCCGTCTTCCTTTTTCGGATAAGTCACGCAAAATAGCTAACATGTTTATTGTCTAAGTGGTGTTATTTCGCAGCTCATGGGACTCGACCCTGTGACCTCCAAGTCCAACTTATGTTAGTATCTAAAATAGAGATAATTTACCTTGTTCTTAGTTTAAGCCTTATTTGAGCTACTAGATCATTAATCTATGTATTCGTCGTTGTTATAAGCGCGCTTTCGTAGTTTTGGTACTAATTTGTTAGAATATTTTATACGACAGTCGGGATGTTGCAAGCCGCCAACAGATTGTGGTTTTGGGTATGTGAATGAAACCTTATGGGGACCAGGAGGTGGGTTAGTAGGAAACAGCCCAGACTGTCAAAGATGGAGCAACGATCAACGGCAGTTATGCTACGACTGCGACTCCTGCAAGGCTGGTGTGCTCGCAAGCCTGAAGCGCAGCTGGAGGAAGGTGTCTGTGATCAATATCATCGTTCTAATACTCCTCGTTATCTTCTATGTTATTGCTTATGCAGCTCTTCGAAACAACAAGAGAATGGACAATGACGAGTCGTATGGCGAAACTAGGATGACCAAGTCACACCCTACTGCAAtgcatttttaatttaaatccatTGATCATATCGATCTGTTATTCACAGAAAATGTGGTGTGGTGTATGTACGTTCTCCATGGCTTCATATTTGGCGAATGTCATTTTGTTTATTTCTCAAGGCTTTTTGTATGGAGGGATTGGTTTGGCGTATAAAATGTACAAGCTAGGGATGTGCTTTATTATGATAATATGTAACAAATTCTGGATCTTCAAACTCTGTATCAACTTTGTATCCAATATCAAATAGCTTCAATTTGTAGAATATATATGAATATTATTATTTGAAGCAAATACAACAATTCTGCATTGTCTTATTTTGGAAGAGAATTACAACCTTACAAAAACAAATCTAATACACTACCTACAATTAATTTATAGTCAGCAAACTATACCATTAATCAGACATTGCAACACCAAAATTATGGTCCTCGGACTTTAGCTGAGACTTTGAGCCTTTACCCTCCAACAAACATTTTCGATCGTAACCATCCTTATCATTTAGTTGCATTGGTATCATACTGCCCTGTTTCAATGGAATTTGCAACAGAATAAATCTTCATtcacttgtaagttgtaacataAAAGGCACTGGGAAATTACATCATACTATGTACAATAAAGAATCGGAAACTGATTTTAGCACATCTCTTTATGAGTAGAGCAGTGAAAACTGAGTCTTGCAATGGGTGTACCAAAATCATTTCCCTAAAAAACCCTTATGAAAGTACATCAGTCGAGAGTTCATTGAAATTACTACGAAACTTTTTCAAGATCAGATTAAAGCCGGAACTGCCAAATTATAGTGAAGTCATAATGCCATACTTCGGATCCTAGTATTAAAAAACGTAACTCCGTAGAACTTTATAAATGAACAAGCACGTTCCACATGCATCAAATATTAATACAAAAATCCTACCTCATTGGATGATGAATAGAGCTGCTCCTCAAGCTCCCGCAGCTTTTCAATGCTCGTACCATGCCATTCATCAATCCAGGCAAAAATGTTGCTGTGCGTTTCAAGGAAAAGCGACCTCTCACCCTATCAAAGAAATGTATTCATATTAAGTACAAACAACTGGCCAACTTATTTGAGGTAAAACAGAATAACAATATTAACAATTCAAAGACACGACACTTGCAACCTTGCCATTAGCTAAAAGCTGTTGTCAGGAATGATAGATACCTTGGTATTTCGAAAATTGAACTAAATACATTTGCAAACTGCATATGTAAGCTTCAAAAGCTTGCTAAGAGCATTGATGTCTTATTCAGAATATTAACAACTAACAGCAACCCCCCTTACGTCAAGGAGCACTGCGCCACTTATCTAGATGAAGAAAATTGGTAAAAAAGTGTTGATACTCAAGGAAAACATAAGCGCCACGTGAAGCAGTGATATCGTATATCCTACAAAAAACCAGCAAAATGATGTTGCGACTTCTGTGAGTCCTAAGAGAATCTTGGGGTACTACTTAGTGAACTGGCTTATCCTTAAAGCAACATTTGACATAAACTAGTAGTACAGAAGGTTTCATGTAACAAAGAACTCCCTTAGGTTGTGTATGATAAATTCAACTTGGTTTGTCTGTCAaatgggtcgggtcgggttgcaATATTTTACTTtccggttcgggttcgggttcattTGAGTCGGTCCTTTACAGGTTCGGGTTCATTTGAGTCGGTCCCTTACAGGTTCGGGTTCACAAATGTTTGTTTATGATCCAGAACCctcgggttgagagattttagtACACCTATTATAATTTTCACCAATTAGTATGAAAAATATTATCACATctcaataaaatataaaaaaaagtgcATATGAAATACCAAAATATCATATACAATCTTATATGTAGTAAAATTCAACCATAATATGGTGTATAAGTCAAAACAAGATCATATTACACCCTG contains these protein-coding regions:
- the LOC110777029 gene encoding tetraspanin-3-like — protein: MRASNHLTGVVNFLTFLLSIPILAGGIWLNSKANSTDCMQFLQWPLIVIGVSLMVVSLAGFAGSCYRNTFLMYLYMWAMFFIIAALIGFVVFAYAVTDKGSGRPVLNRAYLEYNLEDYSGWLEKKVSDPGYWAKLSSCIRDSRVCGKMRRTVHGVPETSDRFFSRKLNPIESGCCKPPTDCGFGYVNETLWGPGGGLVGNSPDCQRWSNDQRQLCYDCDSCKAGVLASLKRSWRKVSVINIIVLILLVIFYVIAYAALRNNKRMDNDESYGETRMTKSHPTAMHF